A segment of the Fibrobacter succinogenes subsp. succinogenes S85 genome:
TTTTTATTTATCTACAACAATTTTTATTAAATAAAAAAAAACGCAACCCTTCAAAAACGGGTCGCGTAATATAGTAAATTTCACGTCATTTGTCAAGGGTCGTCACTAGAACGACAGATTCTCCAATTCACCATCATCAGATCGATTAAATTCTTCCTCCTTGACAGAATTTTCTTCGATGTCAAGGTTCTCTCTCTCAAGGCGTTGTTTTTCTTCAATAGCCCTATACCATTCGGGAATTTGCCCATTCAATTCTAAAAGGGAGCCGTTGAACATTCCGACACAAATAACATCATCGGCGACTTTCCATCCGCTGACATCCCCCGTGAATTGCGAATAAGCAAAAAGTTCAGGCATATGCCAAACATCAGAAACATTCCAGCGTGACACATCGCCATTAAACTGCGAATAGGCAAACATGCCCCACATCGACACAACAGACGACACATTCCAACGGCTGATATCGCCATTGAACTGAGAATCCTCAAACATGCCCGACATGGATTCGACACCGGACACGTTCCAATTGCTGATGTCGCCATTGAAAACAGAGTTTTGGAACATGCCGTCCATATAACAAACTCTCGAAACGTCCCAATCGCTGATGTCTCCATTAAACTGCGAACCGTGAAACATGTCTCGCATTGATTCTACATTGGACACATCCCATTGGCTAATATCACCATTGAAACCGCGATTCACCCCCGCAAATATACCATCCATGTCCTCAACACCAGAAACATCAATGAAGTTCAGGTCGCAATTCGGACCGTATTTCTGAATGGACTCGTAAACCAACTTTCGAAGGTGTTCGCGGTCGCGAGCGATGATTTGTTCTCTTTGCTGGTTCATATTTTTCCTTAATAACAAGATTCTTTATACCAAGCGGGGATTTTTCCAGACGTTTCCAGAGCGGAACCATAGAACA
Coding sequences within it:
- a CDS encoding BspA family leucine-rich repeat surface protein, producing the protein MNQQREQIIARDREHLRKLVYESIQKYGPNCDLNFIDVSGVEDMDGIFAGVNRGFNGDISQWDVSNVESMRDMFHGSQFNGDISDWDVSRVCYMDGMFQNSVFNGDISNWNVSGVESMSGMFEDSQFNGDISRWNVSSVVSMWGMFAYSQFNGDVSRWNVSDVWHMPELFAYSQFTGDVSGWKVADDVICVGMFNGSLLELNGQIPEWYRAIEEKQRLERENLDIEENSVKEEEFNRSDDGELENLSF